The following proteins are encoded in a genomic region of Pyrus communis chromosome 11, drPyrComm1.1, whole genome shotgun sequence:
- the LOC137709380 gene encoding RING-H2 finger protein ATL3-like produces the protein MGDSALRRTLDDSNAVELTGKIMMIAVLVLFLVVVFVLCLHLYAKWYLWPADDDLTSSVRGQSRRRRRRFVFAPGQDPVAAVRKGLDPLVLRSLPLVVFPSDDFKDGLECAVCLSELVHGEKARLLPKCSHGFHVDCIDMWFQSHSTCPLCRNPVAPQSSVGSSSSALEESAGGVEIQSPAENLASGFSIEAPIFPTNVLFWGNQSRVSSGPGSGLEEEGPSSQPSPSPSSLSSASNRPDGMLVIDIPSETPSASPSPSPSSNRFAGEEDLKSPVLTRLRSLKRLLSRDRRISPCSPCSVDVEQGGGRGGGQS, from the coding sequence ATGGGAGACTCCGCTTTGCGTCGAACACTGGACGACTCGAACGCCGTAGAACTCACCGGAAAAATCATGATGATCGCCGTGTTGGTTCTCTTTCTGGTAGTCGTCTTCGTCCTCTGCCTCCACCTCTACGCCAAATGGTACTTGTGGCCGGCAGACGACGACCTCACCTCGTCAGTTCGCGGCCAGTCCCGACGCCGTCGCCGCCGCTTCGTTTTCGCTCCCGGGCAGGATCCAGTTGCCGCAGTGCGGAAAGGGCTCGACCCTTTAGTCCTCAGGTCCTTACCATTAGTAGTGTTTCCTTCCGATGACTTCAAAGACGGTCTCGAATGCGCGGTTTGTCTCTCCGAGCTCGTCCACGGCGAGAAAGCAAGGCTGCTCCCGAAATGCAGCCATGGATTCCATGTCGATTGTATCGACATGTGGTTTCAGTCTCACTCCACGTGTCCACTCTGTAGAAACCCTGTTGCTCCTCAGAGCTCTGTCGGTTCTAGTTCTTCTGCATTGGAAGAGAGTGCTGGTGGTGTTGAAATTCAATCACCAGCTGAGAATTTGGCATCTGGGTTTTCGATTGAGGCTCCGATTTTCCCAACAAATGTGTTGTTCTGGGGGAACCAGAGCCGGGTGAGCTCCGGACCGGGTTCGGGTTTGGAGGAAGAAGGCCCTTCTTCACAACCCAGCCCATCTCCATCATCTTTGTCATCTGCAAGTAATAGGCCGGATGGGATGTTGGTCATTGATATACCAAGCGAGACACCATCTGCTTCGCCTTCGCCTTCGCCTTCAAGTAACAGGTTCGCCGGAGAGGAGGACTTGAAGTCACCGGTGCTGACGCGGTTGAGATCACTGAAGAGGCTGTTGAGCAGGGATAGGAGGATTAGTCCCTGCAGTCCTTGTTCTGTGGACGTTGAACAAGGAGGAGGGAGAGGAGGAGGGCAGAGTTAG
- the LOC137709062 gene encoding uncharacterized protein: MKKSPMHPKYEMDHDHSNGFDPHTNFYQFLEEAKHYVVEGDFQAPSEEGAERRLGQEKKKKSWKKFLFPWLKGEKLNKTTPKPATVSHISNAKRTNVSGPVYGTGKATDGKHRGPMSGPIASLFNPTKREDNAMPYMCLDKNGSPQVGKTYGPVYLVT, encoded by the exons ATGAAGAAATCTCCTATGCATCCAAAATATGAGATGGATCATGATCACAGCAATGGATTCGATCCTCATACCAACTTTTATCAG TTTTTGGAAGAAGCCAAGCACTATGTAGTAGAAGGAGACTTCCAGGCACCATCAGAAGAAGGTGCAGAGAGAAGATTGGgacaagagaagaagaagaaatcatgGAAAAAGTTTCTGTTTCCGTGGTTGAAAGGAGAGAAACTGaacaaaactactccaaaaccAGCAACCGTATCTCATATTTCTAATGCGAAGCGGACTAATGTTTCCGGTCCAGTGTATGGCACCGGCAAGGCTACGGATGGCAAGCACCGCGGTCCAATGTCGGGGCCTATTGCCAGTCTCTTCAACCCCACAAAGAGAGAAGACAATGCAATGCCTTATATGTGCCTTGACAAGAATGGCAGCCCTCAAGTTGGAAAAACTTATGGGCCAGTTTATTTGGTGACATAA